The window tcaatcagtgttgcttcctaagtggacagtttgatttcacagaagtgtgattgacttggagttacattgtgttgtttaagtgttccctttatttttttgagcagtgtatgtaatTGGAAGGCCTTCAGCAGGCTATCTTGTAGATCAGCAGTGTCAAACTCATTCAATGGAGGGCCTAGCCCTAGTGTCTgctgttttttcctttcaattaagacctagacaaccagatgaggggagttccttactagtCAGTGACCTTAAGTccaagggaggagcaaaaactCAGACACGCAACCCCTCTGTAGAATCAGTTTGACACTTGTTGTAGATCATCCACCATCTTAGCTCCTCACAGCCTGTTCTATCAAGACTCCACCCATGCTGCCCAAGGTGTGCCTCAACCTCCAGGGGACTGAGATCCAGTATTTTTATCCAGCATCTAGGTCACCTCCACATGGGACAGTCGTGCAGCGGAGTCCAAGTTCAACAAGGCTCTGCTTTATCCTATTTTTCTAGAAGAAAGACCCCTAGTCATTGTACTGCAATACACTGTCCCCGTTTCCACAAAAAAAATGAAGAAACCCTGAACACAGTGTAGCAAAACAAGATGGTGTATAATATTATTCATGTTTAATATCCCCAACAAGTCAGAAAAAGCTAATTACAAAGTAGGCTTGAAGATGTTTATTAAAGCTAATTACAAAGTAGGCTTGAAGATGTTTATTATAAGAAATTAAGGGCTATTCGTCATCAGTTTATGAGACACTTCATTTCACCCATTCAACTTAGTGGTCTGTCTGGGAGGTTTTTATCAACAGGATAAATCAACGGGAGACCATGAGTTGGTCAGAGGACTAAGGGAAGTGGGGCTAACAGTTAGCAAAGACAGTgagagcagaggggggggggggggggggggggtatagggGGGGAGggttatacagtacagtgtacatGAGGCAGATAATAACCCTGCTACACAGACAAAGCTCTGTCGGCTCTGTTTACACAAGCTTGGCTCTTCTTCCAAGGTGTTCACCGGGCCTGGCTCTCTGactcttcctcatcgtcttcatacatctctccctcctcctcggcGGTGGCGTCCTGGTACTGCTGGTACTCTGACACCAGGTCGTTCATGTTGCTCTCTGCCTCGGTGAACTCCATCTCGTCCATGCCCTCTCCGGTGTACCAGTGCAGGAAAGCCTTGCGGCGAAACATGGCAGTGAACTGCTCGGAGATGCGCTTGAACAGCTCCTGGATGGCTGTGTTGTTCCCGATGAAGGTGGCGGACATCTTGAGACCGCGGGGCGGGATGTTACAGACGGCCACTTTGACGTTGTTGGGGATCCATTCAACAAAGTAGCTGCTGTTCTTACTCTGGATGGCCAACATCTGTTCGTCCACCTCCTTCATGGACATCTGACCACGGAACACCATGGCCACGGTCAGGTAGCGTCCGTGACGCGGGTCGCAAGCGGCCATCATGTTCTTGGCGTCAAACAACTGCTGGGTGAGCTCAGGCACAGACAGTGCATTGTAGCACGCGCTGCCACGCGCCGTGAGGGGGGCGAAGCCAGGCATGAAGAAGTGCAGACGGGGGAAGGGCACCATGTTGACAGCCAGTTTGCGGAGGTCAGCATTGAGCTGGCCGGGGAAGCGGAAGGAGGTAGTAACACCGCTCATGGTGGCCGACACCAGGTGGTTGAGGTCTCCGTAGGTGGGCGTGGGGAGCTTGAGCGTGCGGAAGCAGATGTCGTAAAGCGCCTCGTTGTCAATGCAATAGGTTTCGTCTGTGTTCTCCAGCAGCTGATGGATGGACAGGGTGGCATTGTAGGGCTCCACCACTGTGTCTGATACTTTAGGGGAGGGCACCACGCTGAAGGTGTTCATGATGCGGTCAGGGTACTCTTCCCGGATCTTGCTGATGAGCAGGGTCCCCATGCCAGAGCCTGTTCCCCCTCCCAGGGAGTGGGTGAGCTGGAAGCCCTGGAGACAGTCACAGTTCTCACATTCCTTCCTGACTACGTCCAGGACTGAGTCCACCAGCTCTGCCCCCTCTGTGTAGTGACCCTTAGCCCAGTTGTTACCAGCTCCACTCTGACCTATAGGGCAACAACACACTTCAAGATAGAGCTTCAGCAGTTATCAACGCTGCATTTGTACAGGAGCTATACATTTACATAATGTTTTCATGACATTTGGGAGCATTTACTGTAAGTAAATAAAAGCAAATGTCTTTAATGGAAATATTACATCAAACTATTTATGTTGTTAGTGATTATTACAGAAGAGACTGTAAATGGCAGATTGTGGTTAGGCAGTAACAGCCACTCTTCTAATGCTATCATTGAGCACTGTGGCCATATTTAACCCACATTGGATAGAGAGATACTGACCGAAGATGAAGTTGTCTGGTCTGAAGAGTTgtccgtaggtcccagagcgaaCACTGTCCATAGTTCCTGGCTCCAGGTCTACTAGGATGGCCCTGGGGACGTACTTAGAGGCTGGGGAGAGACAGCAGATGTTGTTGTTACCTGCAACGCCCTAATaaatactactgtatatcacagtcAAGTTTAGTACAATAGGATTAAAGTGGATATTCTCAAGTCTAGATAAACCCCAAAGAGTGAGAGTGTTCAACTGAAACAGGTCATTACAAGTATTGAGCAACAGGGCTTttggtgttgtgttgtttttGGGCTTGTGTAGATGTGCATTTAGTTCCACTATCAGACTCACATGAGGCCTCATTGTAGTAGACACTGATCCTCTCCAGCTGCAGTGGGGAGTCGCCCTCATAGTTCCCTGTAGGGCTGATGCCATGTTCATCACTGATCACCTCCCAGAACTGCACAACACAAAGACACAAACATTACAAGTAACACATAGTTCTATACAAGCAAAGTAGATGTAAACTTCTCAGCAGACTTATAGTCGGGACCATATTGAACTATCAATGGGGTACTTGGAGGTGAAATTAGTGGGGGGCTCTAGTAAAAACTGTGGGCCAATGTAAGTTGGGATAGTGGGCATCTAGGCTTTGTCTGCCATCCGTCCTGGGTTCTGCTCCATGACCCCATTTAAGCCAACAGTTAGTCCAGCTGTCTCCACAGTTCCCCACGGCCTTGGGCTGCAAGACTCATTCTGAGGTAGAGGCCCTCTCAGAGGGGACAAACTCCATCTGGAGAGGCTCTCTCTGCTTCaacactcacacatacatacatatatatgccTACACACATACAGAAAGTGTGTTGCTAGGTAAAAAGACAAAAGAGGACACTGCCTAATGTAGTTAAAATACGTATACTGTCACTGAGTATAtagcccactgtgtgtgtgtctgtatcagacagagagacagacagagggacacagacagagacctaTGAAAGTCTAAAATAGAACACAGACAGACCCCCGCAGGCCCACACAGTCATCACTATCAAGGGCAAACACAGGACACGTACTTGGAAGGAGGATGCCAAATGGCCATATCAAATCATAGATTAGATATTGTCCGTTTTACTGTGCTAATCTCAGTTTCTCATTACGATGCAATAGAAGGTCCTTATCCGCAAAGTGCTGTTCTCCTTTAAGCAAAAAACACCATCTGGgcattcactaaaagcagacaaacACCAAAAAGATACTGTGCAGAATAACAATGGTCACTCAAAAGACCCATTTCAATCCCATTTTGGTATCAGTGTGTTAATCCCATATCTGTGTCACTCAACAGCCAGCCAGATGGAGTGACATTAATCCCATATGGTGTCAGTGTGTTGACAAAAATGACCTTTCCTCTATCCGGCTGTCTA is drawn from Salvelinus fontinalis isolate EN_2023a chromosome 4, ASM2944872v1, whole genome shotgun sequence and contains these coding sequences:
- the LOC129852907 gene encoding tubulin beta-3 chain-like, which produces MTYNTSQHNFIMHHHMEMSTLTMYNENSTTNNTSAREQNSTTCSLRIPQELFLTLGLISLVENILVVLAIIKNRNLHSPMYYFICCLAVSDMLVSVANVVETIVMLLTEHGLLVVTPEMLRHLDNVIDIMNCSSVVSSLSFLCTIAADRYITIFYALRYHSIMTTQRAVTIIAMVWLTSITASILFIVYHSHTAVIVCLVTFFCITLVFTAVLYMHMFILAHVHSRRIMAIYKSRRQGTSMKGAITLTILLGVFILCWGPFFLHLILILTCPTTPFCTCFFSYFNLFLILIICNSLIDPLIYAYRSQELRKTLKELLFCSCLTFRCDSILECLFPWKFTLCVKTKQAQTSKETNSSSQSCFWKSEYTATGTEATYSTEDRMREIVHLQAGQCGNQIGAKFWEVISDEHGISPTGNYEGDSPLQLERISVYYNEASSSKYVPRAILVDLEPGTMDSVRSGTYGQLFRPDNFIFGQSGAGNNWAKGHYTEGAELVDSVLDVVRKECENCDCLQGFQLTHSLGGGTGSGMGTLLISKIREEYPDRIMNTFSVVPSPKVSDTVVEPYNATLSIHQLLENTDETYCIDNEALYDICFRTLKLPTPTYGDLNHLVSATMSGVTTSFRFPGQLNADLRKLAVNMVPFPRLHFFMPGFAPLTARGSACYNALSVPELTQQLFDAKNMMAACDPRHGRYLTVAMVFRGQMSMKEVDEQMLAIQSKNSSYFVEWIPNNVKVAVCNIPPRGLKMSATFIGNNTAIQELFKRISEQFTAMFRRKAFLHWYTGEGMDEMEFTEAESNMNDLVSEYQQYQDATAEEEGEMYEDDEEESESQAR